Genomic segment of Triticum aestivum cultivar Chinese Spring chromosome 6A, IWGSC CS RefSeq v2.1, whole genome shotgun sequence:
GGCGAAAGCCTCCTGTGGATGAGGTAATTTACAACAAATATGGTTTTCGTGGGCTCGGCTGTAGTTAAATGCGGCTTCTGtaatgatttttttttctgttctaCTTATTTGTTTTGGCTAAAAGCATGGACCTCTACGGAGATGTTTTTGGTATCCTACAGCTGGATGAACCTACTTATGATGTATGTTTGATTGCCTAATTTTCCTTGAAATTGAACTGCAGCTCTACCAGTCAGCTGACTGTTGTGGTGCATTGTATTCCAGGAGGAATCTGTTGACCGCAGCAAGCATTGGGGAGacttggaggaggaagaggaagaggaggaagaggaagaggaactaATGGAAGATGAAGACATGGAAGCTGGCATGCAGTCTGTCTACACCATGTCAAGGTTCTGTAATAATTATTTGATGACTAGCTTAGGTTCTTCTCTAAGGAACTATGTTATGACGCCTCTTCTTGTTCTGTTAATAGCTTCAGTTTTGTGGCATTTCAGGCCAAGTATTGTTATGGAGCTTTAGTTTGGCTTATTGCAGTTCATAACCAACAATTTGTTCTTTTTCATCTGAAGGTTCTTGAGCAGAAGGAGGAGAAAATCTCACCTTGAACCCTCTATGGGTCAAGCCATACGTATGCAACTCTAATACAACCTAGTCATCTCTACAATATTTTTCCGATGGATTTCTGTTTCAACCATACGGAGAACTCATTATATATAATCTCTGATGGATTCCTGTTTCAATCATATGGAGAACTCATTTTGCATCTTGCTGTTTTTGCAGGTATGTGGTTGGGGCACAGGATAAAGCTGGGGTTAAAAGGGTGAGCTTTTAcattccttgcaccaagtataCAAGTATTCCCATAGCGTGCATGCTCTGATGATTCATTGACACATCTTTGTGGTTCTCGTTTGCAGGTTGATCTTCTCAAGAATCAAAAGTCTGAAAAAGTGGATGTCACCATACATCCTGAGGAGCTCGAAGTTATGGACGATGTTCTGGCAGCCAAGTAAGAGCACTTCTCCATCGCGTCTGTCAAGCCTTGCCTGTCAATCCACGAGTTGAAACATTAACACCTTCCCTCTAAAACTATGAAACAGGTACGAAGAAGCCCGGGAGGAGGAGAAGCTACGGAACCAGAAGGAAGACTTCAGCGACATGGTGGCGGAGGTATGTACGTCTTTATGTTTCGTACGGGCGGTTTCATGTAGCTGTTGAACTAGAAGCAAACACCGACTCAATGGACCTGAACCCTTTTTCCCTCTCCGATTTGCAGAACGCGAGCAAGAGGAAGAGGAAGCGCAAGAAGGACGTGAAATCTTCCAAAAAAGGACTAAAAGTTCTACATGGAGCAGCAGCCACCATGTTGTGCAACTGAAGCCACCGGGGCTCAGGCCATGGTCATCGTGCCTTGTTTCCAAACTCAACGCCACCGCCTCCGTTTGCTCTGCCAAGATTAAATCACATCCACCACACAAGATGGTGCCAGGTGTGCTTTTGTTTCCCCATCTTGAAGGTAGAGTTTAtctgtggcacttatcatttgggcTTAGGGACCCTTTTAAGTGCCACACGTCAGGTATGGGCACATGGCAAGTTTAGTTACGTGAGGATGACAACTTTCGCGCTTCAGTTTATTTTTGACAGAAACTTGCCGCGTGTCACCGGAATTTGCTATCCTTGCGTGACTGGAATTGCCATCGAAAAACATCAGGGCCACGATGGTGACAACACTGACAGTGACCACGATGGTGACAAGGGAGCCTCTGGTCGGAGGTGAGTGCTGGAGCTACTCTCTCCCGATGCTGCTGACAAGTGTTGTTTGCCTGTGGTTTTGTTGTAGCTTGTCAGAAGCAGCAAGAGTGAGCTGCTCTATTTTTGTAATACTACCCTATGATGACATGGTTGGTTTCATGTTGTCTGTGTAAATTTGTAACCTGACTGCGCGCATAAAAAAGAAGTGAAAACCACAGAAATATACCACTTTTATTAGAGTACAATATTAGGCAGAAACAAGATAATACTTGATCTCCATAAGGGTCTGCACTGCCTAATGCTACCTTGAGATATTCAAATTCTCTCCACAAACTGGACCAGAACTCCAATTTCCTTCACATTTATTTGTTGCTAATAATGTGCCATGGGAAATTGGATGTAAGATACTTGATCTAGTATTCTCTCACACGATTTGTAGCAGTGGCTGATTTGATTTAGTAGCGATACAAATTGGACTAGACGAATCGGGGAATTTCTGGCGAGAGGAAGAACAGGTTAGGGAGTAGGTGAGAGCCGGGTGCCTGTTTCCTTATCTACTGGATGGAGAGCTTGTTGTCTGCTTCGGGTTACTTACTTGTAGTTGTGATGGTTTCGGGCCAGGCCCATGTGTAGGTTCACTGACAGGCCCGAGTACTGGTTAGGTCCTAACAATGCTGCTTAtcggtttctcaaaaaaaaaaaaaacaatgcTGCTTATCTACACTATAACACCCTGACTCCGAACAGCTGATTTGCTGCCAAGTACAGAACTAAAACATCACGTTTATCATTTCCATCAGCCAAAATGCAAAAGGCTGAATTGCCCTTCTGTTCATCCGCCTTGCCCCCTCTTCCTCTTGAAGCTCCTCTGCAGCCATGGCCACTCCAAGACCGCCATACCTCAGAGTGTGTGTCGGCAGACAGCGTGTTGTGCAACTGAAGCCACCGGGGCCCAGGCCATggtcatcatgccgtgtttccaaagtcgccgtcgccgccaccgccaccgcctccgtTTGCTCAGGCAAATGTTAAACCACAGCCGCTACTGACAAGTGTTGTTTGCCCGTGATTTTGTTGTAGCTTGTCACAAGCAGCAAGAGTGATCTGCTCTATATATTTTCTCATATTAAGCTTATATATATGTGACAATGCTATCATGTTTGCAATACAACATGATTGACATGATTGGTTTCATCTTGTTTGTGTAAATTGTAACCTGACTGCACGCATAAAAAGGAAGTGCAAAACCAGAAATACTTATATCACTAATATTACAAATAACAGAGTATTATTATGTGGAAACATGATAATACTTGATCTCCCTACGAATCTGCACTGCCTAATGCTACCTTGAGATATTCAAACTTTCTCCACAAACTGGACCAAAACTCCAATTTCCTCCACATTAATTTGCTGCTAATAATGTGCCATGGGAGGAGATTGGATTCCACAAAGGAAATGTCAGGATCTTGGCACTTGTTCACCCTCGGCACGAGACCATTTACTACTGTTTGTAGTTGAAGGAAACATGGAGGACATACCGCATCCTGATCTGGTCCAAGTTGTACACTATGTACTCGTTGTAGTAAAGGACGCCCTGCAATGCATGCCTTGTTGTATTAGAAAGAGAACGGCAAGATGGCACGCAAAGCACACAAACAGGAAATCAATAGGCAGAAAAGCCTGAAAAACTATAAAGGGTTGAATTGGACCGCGCATACGTTATCGCGGGACGCCTTCTTAGGTTTCCCGAGCGGAACAACCATGCCGTCATCGGTGATCTTGGACTCTGCCATGTCTGGTGCCGTCTTCCCAACCCCCTTCGTGCTGCACCAACATATATAATTTTGCAATGATAAGTATTTACTCTTTGTGCTGTTTACAACAACTGCTACTACTAgtctactactgctgctgctgctgctgctgccaacACCATATCAAAACAACATATAGTTCAAGAGAATGATGGTTCAGGGTTACTTTTGAATCAGTAAGTGGGTGTAGGGCTTTTATAGAAAGGGCTTGCATCAGTGCATCACCACCCGACCTTAGTTTACCCTCGGGCAGGTTATTAGCATTTATATCGCCATCTAGTAGCTCGTTCATCTCGCCTAGCGCAACCTGAGATGGTAAGTTACAGCAAACAACTCAATATGACACCATAAATGGAGAAAAACACACTTGAGCGGAGACTACAGCACTTCATGTAAAGGTATGTGGTGAACATTTGATAGCTTGGCAAAACAGACCTCGCATAGAAGCAGCACTCCAGATCTAGATGCTTGTGAAGGATAGCAGTAGTTTGCACTCTTGGAGAACATGTCAGCAAAGTAAACCCCTTTCCCAAACATGTAGCCGGTGCTAGGCGCTTCAGGAGGAGCAATTCGCAAACCTGGGAGAAAAGATCAGTGTTGAACTTAAAACTAGCATTGTCCTATCTAGTCAGACCCAACATTAGTTTGATGTTTCCAGTGTATAGTACCCCAAGAAAATATCCCGGTCCAGTTGGTCAACCGAGAACCATGCCATAGAAGCATCCTGTTCCCAGCGCCGATGAACTGCAAGAACACTTTCAGAGTCAGTCATTTGACAATTTCATTGCAGTAAGTACTGCAGTTTTTTTTTTGGGCGCCACATAGCTGATTAGGAAGATCCACTTACCTTCTGAAACCGCTCTGTTTCGCCCTGCCATGTCACCTTAAATACCTGCTCGATGTTGACCGTATAACCGGATTGCCTTTTGGCATGCGTGTTCGTCAAATATGTTTTTATCTGGACAGCAGAAATGTTCATACAATGTAAAAGTCATGAAAATCGCGTAAGTGAAGAAGAGTGGAACATAACTCATCCAACCATGCCAAGTCAGTTCTTGATCATAAGAATTTGACATCTTTTTAATGAAGAAAATAAATGGTATTCCCATTTCCCATAATGAAGTTGTTATAAAGGCCTAGATTCTTGGTAGAAATATTACCATGGAGTATTCTTCCGAATCAACTTCCAGAGGTGTAAAGTCACAATGAAGCTGCTTGTATCGAGCATACAAAGGATCGTCCTAGATGGCAAAATGAAACGAACTTATAAATCCAGAGTGCTCATGTGTGCGCATCATATTTCTTTACAAATGTCTTACCCGATCGCTTTGATTGTCTTCCAGAAGCCTGGTCGCAATCTCAATCTCACCAAGGGCTTCAACCTTCGAAAGAGCAGAACAAGTGATGATATTAGATATGAAGCTGGAATTAGTACATGAAATTTCAAATTATGAATATGAGTGTTCTTGAAAAAATGTACTAATATTAAGTTACAATTCATTTCAAACTTTGATAAGAATGGCAGGTACATATTTACAAAGGGCCAAAAGAGGCTCTGGTTCTGAATCTCTTCAGAAGAACCAATGTTCTAAATTATCCTTGAAAATTAATGCATACAAGATCTCATAATAGATCAAAGCTATAATAAAGCAAAAGATAGTGGCCTATTGCCATCTCCAGCTTAGCTTTCAGTTTCTCAGGAGTGTCAATGATAAATTCACCTGCGAGATAAATTTTGTTAGAAGATCCTGACTGTAGAATGAACCAAGCAGGAAGTTTGAAACTTACGCATCTTTTTGAAACCAAAGTCGTGAGGAATCACAGTGTAGAATTCCCTGAAGCCAAGTGGTTGTACAGGAATATTCGTTAAGTTTCAACATATTCAAAGGTCAGAAAGTACAAGTGTAACACTGATGGTGGATGCCATTATGCATTCCACAACTATCATCATGCTTCGTTACGCTATTTATGAAAGTAAAAAGGAAATCATGACTCACCCAGTCAATTCTTCCAGCTGTATCGGGTCAGCCTTTGGAAGAGCACTAGAGATCCGCTTCAAAATAGAATAACCCTGTGGAAAGTTTGGAGAAAGATACGCTTTTACTGCATGCAAGACTGGATGTGCACCCAATAGATCTTTTAGAGTGCATAGTGTATTTAAGTCATTTAATTTTTTACAGGTTTTAAGTCATTTACTT
This window contains:
- the LOC123128861 gene encoding uncharacterized protein isoform X2; the protein is MGKGERRKPPVDEEESVDRSKHWGDLEEEEEEEEEEEELMEDEDMEAGMQSVYTMSRFLSRRRRKSHLEPSMGQAIRMWLGHRIKLGLKGLIFSRIKSLKKWMSPYILRSSKLWTMFWQPSTKKPGRRRSYGTRRKTSATWWRRTRARGRGSARRT
- the LOC123128861 gene encoding uncharacterized protein isoform X1, giving the protein MSMDLYGDVFGILQLDEPTYDEESVDRSKHWGDLEEEEEEEEEEEELMEDEDMEAGMQSVYTMSRFLSRRRRKSHLEPSMGQAIRMWLGHRIKLGLKGLIFSRIKSLKKWMSPYILRSSKLWTMFWQPSTKKPGRRRSYGTRRKTSATWWRRTRARGRGSARRT
- the LOC123129784 gene encoding poly [ADP-ribose] polymerase 2-like, whose amino-acid sequence is MAAHLHAILRATLGCRLALHPRVGTGTGTNFFTLHTGRPKPPPPPLHHDRASFFVPARGLVARASKKKDAAAAAIAAKGGNDAKKADAAAAKMVTATKKGTAVLDPQIPDHMKESWHVLQIYDATLNQTNVGGNNKFFIIQALESDGGASWMVYWRYGRVGHQGRSELRGPMPRDQAVDLFEFKFKDKTGNDWSYRKKLSCRPDYYTWLEMDYGKGDDETGKTQKKYSIADQIRETKLETQTARFISVICDISMMKQQMMEIGYNAEKLPLGKISKSTIRKGYSILKRISSALPKADPIQLEELTGEFYTVIPHDFGFKKMREFIIDTPEKLKAKLEMVEALGEIEIATRLLEDNQSDRDDPLYARYKQLHCDFTPLEVDSEEYSMIKTYLTNTHAKRQSGYTVNIEQVFKVTWQGETERFQKFIGAGNRMLLWHGSRLTNWTGIFSWGLRIAPPEAPSTGYMFGKGVYFADMFSKSANYCYPSQASRSGVLLLCEVALGEMNELLDGDINANNLPEGKLSTKGVGKTAPDMAESKITDDGMVVPLGKPKKASRDNGVLYYNEYIVYNLDQIRMRYVLHVSFNYKQ